A genomic segment from Luteolibacter rhizosphaerae encodes:
- a CDS encoding LamG-like jellyroll fold domain-containing protein: MQIIKFLAASTVLGFGLANAALLSHYTFDETTGSVAADSGPAAAPGAIGSNVVLGTPGKFGTAFTFNNDASQNGIVDMANAASFAAINASQAVTVSAWMNWTSSTDNRDTVVFLGNDTVSDRYLDVGATGGVNTANLGGVFGRTRGTGFPSLLASSGLNNGQWHHIAYTSNAATEVTELYVDGVLVASTTTPAFAFPTFNNFEVGRLGRSSPTDAFAGSVDELRIYDSVLTAQEIATLAQGPTGDPALSVASTVSFNTGGAPTTLSVSFSNTGTNQTLTLSGATPVTISGQDAGLFSVTSFDNNLAPGASGAIQLQFTPVAAGDYSATLSIASNDALNPTKQTTLQVKVADPIASVVPLSIDFGSFATSPAAQTQTFTVSNQGAAFDLVVYDLLVSGSQTFSTNTTLPLTVPPGESRDIGVVFDPEGADGNFSASLLVTTDGYNQATFTIPLNAQVKLSNPGASLVSHFSFDSEANVADDSGPNNLDGTVVGDAQRSTAARIGSGALLLDGSGDLIDLGLASGPAYTTQLVSDGDGFTVACWAHVPGSTAIDRTRFFSTYANGASALTEGWGVGRRNTGRTLVATTYGKADYLSPANTAPAAGAWHHYTYVLRNVPVNRVDFYVDGVLVDSRTTTVTGFNDPTSVGFAIGALGRSNAFEGFDGRLDDLRIYNRELAAANVADLYNSAPPLSGYDSWASSFGLDPAGNGAPLEDADRDGLANSVEFLLGASPVSGASVNLPLVTKGANGITFVYRRESAALDQGFVDAVEYSNLLSAGSWSTAVQGVNGVTISSVDLDADTEEVTVTIPTTGNRAFARLKVTAPQ; this comes from the coding sequence ATGCAGATCATCAAGTTCCTTGCCGCCTCCACCGTGCTCGGCTTCGGCCTGGCGAATGCCGCGCTGCTCTCCCACTACACCTTCGACGAGACCACGGGCAGCGTGGCAGCGGACAGCGGTCCTGCCGCCGCCCCGGGTGCCATCGGTTCGAATGTCGTGCTGGGCACGCCGGGCAAGTTCGGCACCGCCTTCACCTTTAACAACGACGCGAGCCAGAACGGCATCGTGGACATGGCGAATGCCGCGAGCTTCGCCGCGATCAACGCCAGCCAGGCGGTCACCGTCTCGGCGTGGATGAACTGGACCTCCTCCACGGACAACCGGGACACGGTGGTCTTTCTGGGGAACGACACGGTAAGCGACCGCTATCTCGACGTGGGTGCGACCGGCGGAGTGAATACCGCGAACCTGGGCGGCGTCTTCGGGCGGACGCGCGGCACCGGCTTTCCCAGCTTGCTGGCGAGCTCCGGCCTGAACAACGGCCAGTGGCACCACATCGCCTACACTTCGAATGCCGCTACCGAGGTGACCGAGCTCTATGTCGATGGCGTGTTGGTAGCCAGCACCACCACGCCCGCTTTCGCCTTTCCTACTTTCAATAACTTCGAAGTGGGCCGGCTCGGGCGCAGCAGCCCCACGGATGCCTTCGCCGGTTCGGTGGACGAGCTCCGCATCTATGACAGCGTGCTGACCGCGCAGGAGATCGCCACGCTGGCGCAGGGACCGACGGGTGACCCGGCATTGAGCGTGGCTTCCACGGTCAGCTTCAACACCGGCGGTGCGCCCACCACCCTCTCCGTTTCCTTCTCGAACACCGGGACGAACCAGACGCTCACGCTCTCCGGCGCGACTCCGGTGACGATCAGCGGTCAGGATGCGGGCCTCTTCTCGGTCACGTCCTTCGACAACAACCTGGCGCCCGGAGCATCCGGCGCGATCCAGCTGCAGTTCACTCCCGTGGCGGCGGGCGACTACAGCGCCACGCTGAGCATCGCCTCAAACGACGCGCTCAATCCCACCAAGCAGACGACGCTGCAGGTGAAGGTGGCGGACCCGATCGCTTCCGTGGTTCCGCTCTCGATCGACTTCGGCAGCTTCGCGACTTCTCCCGCAGCGCAGACGCAGACCTTCACCGTCTCCAACCAAGGGGCGGCCTTCGATCTGGTCGTTTACGATCTGCTGGTGAGCGGCAGCCAGACTTTCTCCACGAACACCACGCTGCCGCTCACCGTGCCGCCGGGTGAAAGCCGGGACATCGGCGTCGTCTTCGATCCCGAAGGTGCCGACGGGAACTTCTCCGCGAGCCTGCTGGTCACCACCGATGGCTACAACCAAGCGACCTTCACCATCCCGCTGAACGCGCAGGTGAAGCTGAGCAATCCCGGGGCGAGCCTCGTCTCCCACTTCAGCTTCGACAGCGAGGCAAACGTGGCGGACGACAGCGGGCCTAACAACCTGGACGGAACCGTGGTGGGCGATGCGCAGCGCAGCACCGCAGCACGGATCGGCAGCGGAGCGCTCTTGCTCGATGGCAGCGGCGATCTGATCGACCTCGGCCTTGCATCGGGCCCGGCCTACACCACCCAGCTTGTTTCGGATGGCGATGGTTTCACGGTTGCCTGCTGGGCGCATGTGCCGGGCAGCACGGCGATCGACCGCACGCGCTTCTTCTCCACCTATGCGAATGGCGCCAGCGCGCTGACGGAAGGCTGGGGCGTGGGCCGCCGCAATACCGGACGCACGCTGGTGGCGACGACCTATGGCAAGGCGGATTACCTGAGCCCGGCGAACACCGCACCGGCCGCGGGTGCATGGCATCACTACACGTATGTCCTCCGGAATGTGCCGGTGAACCGCGTGGACTTCTATGTGGATGGCGTGCTGGTGGATTCCCGCACCACGACGGTGACCGGCTTCAATGATCCGACTTCTGTAGGCTTCGCGATCGGTGCGCTGGGCCGGTCGAATGCCTTCGAGGGTTTCGATGGTCGTCTCGATGACCTGCGCATCTACAACCGCGAGCTTGCCGCCGCGAACGTCGCGGATCTCTACAACTCCGCGCCGCCGCTCTCCGGCTACGATAGCTGGGCCTCGTCCTTCGGACTCGATCCGGCCGGCAACGGTGCGCCGCTGGAAGATGCCGATCGGGATGGCCTGGCGAACTCGGTGGAGTTCCTGCTCGGTGCGAGCCCGGTGTCCGGGGCATCGGTGAATCTGCCGCTCGTCACCAAGGGCGCGAATGGCATCACCTTCGTTTACCGTCGCGAGTCGGCGGCCTTGGATCAAGGTTTCGTGGATGCGGTGGAATACTCGAACCTGCTTTCGGCCGGAAGCTGGAGCACCGCGGTGCAGGGCGTGAACGGCGTGACGATCAGCAGCGTGGACCTCGATGCGGATACGGAAGAGGTGACGGTGACGATTCCGACCACGGGCAACCGGGCCTTCGCACGCCTGAAGGTGACGGCACCGCAGTAG
- a CDS encoding tetratricopeptide repeat protein, protein MRFRLSFLSALLALPLLAQEPPSLEEFDQALAKDPKDRSALYNAGLFTYLSGDFKKSIGYWQRLKELEPLDWKLRGKLIQAYEGAGMKRERDEEIAALRKERSSGKHEDLAAEKFFIRDQFEIDGIRAFVLEYFELEGERALVWKFILKRGEEQHDYYLSFGSYAGTTEMMRETGTIGKDERGYHLDGYGTDGSHRTYGILTKNPGYDEVKKMAIQVMEGKLKAQSSTVPRKNAEDEEQ, encoded by the coding sequence ATGCGCTTTCGTTTGTCCTTCCTCTCCGCCCTTCTTGCGCTCCCGCTTCTCGCCCAGGAGCCGCCGAGTCTGGAGGAGTTCGACCAAGCGCTCGCGAAGGATCCCAAGGACCGATCCGCTCTCTACAATGCCGGCCTTTTCACCTATCTGTCCGGCGATTTCAAGAAGTCCATCGGCTACTGGCAGCGGCTCAAGGAGCTTGAGCCGCTGGATTGGAAGCTTCGCGGCAAGCTGATCCAAGCCTACGAGGGTGCAGGCATGAAGCGGGAGCGCGATGAAGAGATCGCCGCGCTGCGGAAGGAACGCTCTTCCGGCAAGCATGAGGATCTCGCGGCCGAGAAGTTCTTCATCCGCGATCAGTTCGAGATCGATGGCATCCGCGCCTTCGTCCTGGAATACTTCGAGTTGGAAGGGGAGCGGGCCCTGGTCTGGAAGTTCATCCTGAAGAGGGGCGAGGAGCAGCACGATTACTACCTCTCCTTCGGCAGCTACGCAGGCACTACCGAGATGATGCGGGAGACCGGCACCATCGGAAAGGACGAGCGCGGCTACCATCTCGATGGCTACGGCACCGACGGCAGCCACCGCACCTATGGCATCCTGACCAAGAACCCCGGCTACGATGAGGTGAAGAAGATGGCCATCCAGGTCATGGAAGGGAAGCTGAAGGCGCAGTCCTCAACTGTTCCCCGGAAGAACGCGGAAGATGAAGAGCAGTAG